One window of Phycisphaeraceae bacterium genomic DNA carries:
- the argS gene encoding arginine--tRNA ligase has translation MSSAPTTSQQSIARDFDPVHALAVRFCQAAADVVRTLRETNPDIDESLTDPTNIDPVITATKRPELGDFQSNIAMPLGKRVGMNPRELAQRIVEALDVGDLAEPLSAESIAGPGFINMRLRTDALASLLGALDTPALGIETPTEQQTVVVDLFGVNLAKQMHVGHLRATVIGDTLARVFERLGHKVIRQNHAGDWGLPIAMVTARLKSEAEAGRLDPDTISLDDLDRLYRQAQQDCAGDRFGLAAARKWDMGPKIIAELEAQVGGAEESLAHAKSTLIKLQSGDADITAYWQKIYNVTMGEGLAVCKRLHTKITDEATAGESTYRNELADVVDDLVQKGVAEESDGALVVRLKDVGIEEPCLIRKSDGGFLYATTDIAAIRRRVQRLGADEVVYCIDARQSLHMRQVFAVSEKAGYTIKPGAPDGEHAILQHAAFGTVLGEDNRPFKSRSGENVNLAALLAEAVERAQATVASKSPDMPTDERATVAEAIGIAAIKYADLSSDRVRDYVFSFDRMLAFEGNTGPYLLYALVRIRSIFRKLAERGYDVSASAIHAAPFAVEHPKEKALALQILGYPASVRNVAKYAEPHRLCNHVYELASAFASFFDACSVLNAETDAQRQSRMRLCDLTARVLADALDTLGLPTVERM, from the coding sequence ATGTCCAGCGCGCCGACAACATCTCAGCAATCCATTGCCCGCGACTTTGATCCGGTCCATGCGCTGGCGGTCCGGTTCTGTCAGGCCGCTGCCGATGTTGTTCGGACCCTGCGCGAGACAAACCCGGACATTGATGAATCTCTGACCGATCCGACAAACATAGACCCTGTGATCACTGCAACAAAGCGTCCTGAACTGGGCGACTTCCAATCCAACATCGCAATGCCGCTGGGAAAACGTGTGGGTATGAACCCGCGGGAGTTGGCCCAGCGGATTGTTGAAGCGCTCGATGTTGGTGATCTTGCCGAACCATTGTCGGCTGAGAGCATCGCCGGACCTGGGTTTATCAACATGCGCCTGCGCACCGACGCGCTGGCAAGTCTGCTTGGCGCGCTCGACACACCCGCGCTGGGAATCGAAACGCCTACGGAGCAGCAGACGGTTGTCGTCGATCTCTTTGGCGTGAATCTCGCCAAGCAGATGCACGTCGGACATCTTCGCGCGACGGTCATCGGCGATACGCTGGCCCGCGTCTTCGAGCGTCTGGGGCACAAGGTCATCCGCCAGAATCACGCGGGCGACTGGGGGCTTCCCATCGCGATGGTGACCGCACGTCTGAAATCAGAAGCAGAAGCTGGCAGGCTGGATCCGGACACCATCTCGCTCGATGACCTTGATCGTCTGTATCGTCAGGCGCAGCAGGATTGTGCTGGCGACCGGTTCGGTCTTGCAGCTGCTCGCAAGTGGGACATGGGACCGAAGATCATCGCTGAACTCGAGGCGCAGGTTGGTGGTGCGGAAGAATCGCTTGCGCACGCGAAGAGCACACTCATCAAGCTGCAGTCGGGCGATGCCGACATCACCGCGTACTGGCAGAAAATATACAACGTGACGATGGGCGAGGGGCTTGCTGTCTGTAAGCGTCTGCACACGAAGATCACCGACGAGGCAACCGCGGGCGAGAGCACGTACCGCAACGAACTTGCCGATGTTGTTGATGATCTTGTACAGAAGGGCGTGGCAGAAGAGTCTGACGGCGCGCTCGTGGTGCGATTGAAGGACGTGGGCATTGAGGAGCCGTGCCTCATCCGAAAGTCTGATGGTGGATTCCTGTACGCAACAACAGACATTGCAGCGATTCGCAGGCGCGTACAAAGACTCGGCGCTGATGAGGTGGTTTACTGCATCGATGCGCGCCAGAGCCTGCATATGCGCCAGGTGTTCGCCGTCTCGGAAAAAGCCGGATACACAATCAAGCCGGGTGCACCCGATGGTGAACACGCAATACTCCAGCACGCCGCGTTCGGCACAGTGCTGGGTGAGGACAACCGCCCGTTCAAGTCGCGATCAGGCGAGAACGTGAATCTGGCAGCACTCCTTGCAGAAGCTGTCGAGCGCGCGCAGGCCACCGTTGCTTCCAAAAGTCCAGATATGCCGACTGATGAACGAGCAACGGTCGCAGAAGCGATCGGGATTGCCGCGATCAAGTACGCTGACCTTTCGTCGGACCGGGTACGAGATTATGTGTTCTCGTTCGATCGCATGCTCGCGTTCGAGGGTAACACCGGTCCGTACCTGCTCTACGCACTCGTGCGCATCCGCTCAATCTTCCGCAAGCTTGCAGAGCGCGGCTACGACGTGTCCGCGTCGGCGATCCATGCTGCACCCTTTGCTGTTGAACATCCGAAGGAGAAGGCGCTCGCGCTCCAGATTCTCGGCTATCCCGCCTCGGTACGAAACGTTGCAAAGTACGCCGAGCCGCATAGGTTGTGCAACCATGTGTATGAACTAGCGAGCGCCTTTGCCAGCTTCTTCGACGCGTGTTCGGTGTTGAATGCCGAGACCGATGCCCAGCGCCAGTCCCGGATGCGTCTGTGCGACCTGACCGCGCGCGTGCTCGCAGACGCGCTCGATACATTGGGTCTACCGACTGTCGAACGCATGTGA
- a CDS encoding DinB family protein: MQTSLLSLAAPALRLHESYAHQLVHDLDEQQMDVCPGPGHENTPRFTLGHLCTGTAVFAKSLEEKVGIVAPHAWQLPVGYGDMFQRRGPRDRRLPERFDCVPTKEELLLQYCASHERMLDALSQATDADLEREAAWALSHHMPRQADMVQFYLLHEMMHLSQLAAWRRAMGLPAAMARMVELRI, from the coding sequence TTGCAGACGAGTCTTCTCAGTCTGGCTGCACCAGCTCTGCGTTTGCATGAGTCGTACGCGCATCAGCTTGTGCATGATCTTGACGAGCAGCAGATGGATGTGTGTCCCGGGCCTGGGCACGAGAATACACCGAGGTTTACACTCGGGCATCTCTGCACGGGCACTGCTGTCTTTGCAAAGTCACTCGAAGAGAAGGTTGGCATCGTCGCGCCGCACGCGTGGCAACTCCCCGTTGGATATGGGGACATGTTCCAGCGGCGCGGGCCTCGTGATCGCCGGTTGCCGGAGCGGTTTGATTGTGTGCCGACCAAAGAGGAACTGCTCTTACAATACTGCGCGAGCCACGAGCGCATGCTTGACGCACTCAGCCAAGCCACCGATGCGGATCTTGAGAGAGAAGCTGCATGGGCACTGTCGCATCACATGCCGAGACAAGCCGACATGGTGCAGTTCTACCTTCTGCACGAGATGATGCATCTGAGCCAGCTTGCTGCGTGGCGGCGCGCGATGGGACTGCCCGCTGCGATGGCGAGGATGGTCGAGCTGCGCATCTGA
- the pyrE gene encoding orotate phosphoribosyltransferase, translating to MDDATFAKQLADAALLRGTFTLRSGRTSSYYLDKYLFSTKPQLLAELGARFAQRVNQMETNAACVADRLAGAELGGIPLVTVASMACDRPCVFVRNAKKDYGTAKQIEGKLEKDDRVIIVEDIATSGGQSVEAVRTLRAVGAQVLGVIVVIDRQEGARENITAEHVLFDSLVTKADLGISPD from the coding sequence ATGGACGATGCGACGTTCGCGAAGCAACTCGCGGATGCGGCACTGCTTCGTGGAACATTCACACTCAGATCCGGCAGGACAAGCTCGTACTACCTGGACAAGTACCTGTTCTCCACAAAGCCACAGCTGCTCGCAGAACTGGGCGCACGGTTCGCTCAGCGCGTTAATCAGATGGAGACAAACGCTGCATGTGTCGCGGATCGGCTTGCTGGTGCCGAACTTGGTGGGATTCCATTGGTCACAGTCGCATCCATGGCCTGCGATAGACCCTGCGTCTTTGTGCGCAACGCGAAGAAGGATTACGGAACAGCAAAGCAAATTGAGGGCAAACTGGAAAAGGATGATCGCGTGATCATCGTCGAGGACATCGCAACATCCGGCGGGCAAAGCGTTGAAGCTGTTCGGACACTCCGTGCTGTGGGCGCGCAAGTGCTTGGTGTGATTGTTGTTATCGATCGTCAGGAAGGCGCGAGAGAAAACATCACCGCCGAGCATGTACTGTTTGATTCTTTGGTAACCAAGGCTGATCTAGGCATTTCGCCTGACTAA